Proteins from a genomic interval of Sulfurospirillum oryzae:
- a CDS encoding TerB family tellurite resistance protein: MKLKTEEKFAFLQLAQYVAKQDGEYGPKEREVIDEYCTEMGIENIEINLEHFVLEDTLTVFRSAQSQKIAALALMVLVHIDDQFGIYEHKIMDKIAQKFHLGEKEMHLFSMWGKMGSSLYEQALVFTAV, encoded by the coding sequence ATGAAACTCAAAACTGAAGAAAAATTTGCTTTTTTACAACTCGCGCAATATGTTGCAAAACAAGATGGAGAATACGGTCCCAAAGAGCGTGAAGTGATAGATGAATACTGCACCGAAATGGGCATTGAAAATATCGAAATTAACTTGGAACATTTTGTCTTGGAAGATACTTTAACTGTTTTTAGATCAGCACAAAGTCAAAAAATTGCTGCCCTTGCGCTGATGGTCTTGGTGCATATTGATGATCAATTTGGTATTTATGAACACAAAATTATGGATAAAATTGCACAAAAATTTCATCTAGGTGAGAAAGAAATGCATCTGTTTTCAATGTGGGGGAAAATGGGTTCATCACTTTACGAGCAAGCGCTCGTCTTTACTGCAGTTTAA
- a CDS encoding TetR/AcrR family transcriptional regulator, protein MDKKRRKSEKILEAALMLFSTQGFYATTIPDIAKAMGMSVGNIYNYFSSKELLAKEIIKYSSDILGAEIRTVNEEECPIKEKIRKIVAVYFEMASSKPQHINYFLRVYLANKEVFKDGCEGMLCVSSFVTELMIFFEDGVSKKELRNQDFFSAFGLFMGYLGGFVFLNGEGVLDKDLRHYVDDISLNIYNALKQ, encoded by the coding sequence ATGGATAAAAAACGACGTAAAAGCGAAAAGATTTTAGAGGCAGCATTGATGCTGTTTTCAACACAAGGTTTTTATGCAACTACAATTCCCGATATTGCCAAAGCGATGGGTATGAGTGTCGGCAACATCTATAATTATTTTTCCTCCAAAGAGTTGCTTGCTAAAGAGATCATCAAGTACTCATCCGATATTTTAGGCGCTGAAATTCGTACAGTCAATGAAGAAGAGTGTCCCATTAAAGAAAAAATACGAAAAATCGTTGCTGTTTATTTTGAAATGGCTTCTTCCAAACCTCAGCATATTAACTACTTTTTACGTGTTTATTTAGCCAATAAAGAGGTCTTTAAAGATGGTTGCGAAGGGATGCTTTGTGTTTCGTCATTTGTAACGGAATTGATGATCTTTTTTGAAGATGGTGTCTCCAAAAAAGAGCTACGTAATCAAGATTTCTTCTCGGCTTTTGGTCTTTTTATGGGGTATCTAGGTGGTTTTGTTTTCCTCAATGGCGAGGGGGTTTTGGATAAAGATCTCAGGCATTATGTGGATGACATATCTTTAAATATTTACAATGCGTTAAAACAATAG
- a CDS encoding hydrogenase, protein MSRKSSIVWLQGLTCNGNSHSFLNYPQMASFAASFEMLYHPLICGAQSFETLLQSDEPFDFLILEGALSHDERLLQRFNTPFYEILDNFASRAKHIICAGSCASFGGIFRLRDPELISGALFNGKERGGYWLEKRNVINIPGCPVHPRWLVETLLELHQGNQLLLDELLRPKEIFAYLAHHGCLRNEYFEWKVDSKQLGEREGCLFYEHGCQGPMSHANCNKILWNSVSSKTRAGSPCLGCTEFDFPHMALFETQKNMSLPQTPFGISKRAYYSLAGIAKSFKIERLEKKLIDEDH, encoded by the coding sequence ATGTCTCGCAAATCCTCTATTGTCTGGCTACAAGGTCTTACATGTAATGGCAACAGCCACTCTTTTTTGAACTACCCGCAAATGGCAAGTTTTGCAGCTTCTTTTGAAATGCTTTATCATCCTTTAATATGTGGCGCGCAGAGTTTTGAAACACTGCTGCAAAGTGATGAGCCATTTGATTTTTTGATTTTAGAAGGTGCGTTAAGCCATGATGAGCGTTTGCTTCAAAGGTTTAATACCCCTTTTTACGAGATACTGGATAATTTTGCAAGCAGAGCCAAGCATATTATCTGTGCAGGTAGTTGTGCTAGTTTTGGGGGTATTTTTAGACTGCGTGATCCTGAGTTAATTTCGGGAGCTCTTTTTAATGGAAAAGAGAGGGGCGGCTATTGGCTTGAAAAAAGAAATGTAATTAATATTCCAGGATGTCCTGTGCATCCTAGGTGGCTGGTTGAAACACTTTTAGAGCTGCACCAAGGCAATCAATTGCTTTTAGATGAACTTTTACGCCCTAAGGAAATTTTTGCTTACTTGGCGCATCACGGTTGTTTGCGTAATGAATATTTTGAATGGAAAGTTGACAGTAAACAACTAGGGGAAAGAGAGGGGTGTCTGTTTTATGAGCATGGCTGTCAAGGCCCTATGAGCCATGCCAATTGTAACAAAATTCTTTGGAATTCTGTCAGTTCTAAAACCAGAGCAGGTTCTCCTTGTTTAGGCTGTACGGAGTTTGATTTTCCTCACATGGCACTCTTTGAAACACAAAAAAATATGTCTTTACCTCAAACGCCTTTTGGCATCAGCAAACGTGCTTATTATAGCCTTGCTGGTATTGCCAAAAGCTTTAAGATTGAAAGACTTGAAAAGAAGTTGATAGATGAAGATCACTAA
- a CDS encoding nickel-dependent hydrogenase large subunit: protein MKITKEIIQRIEGEATLELEWENERVNFAKIKFFNYRGIEEILQKRPLLDALVLTPRVCGICSHSHAMASVLAMESLLANTGEVLHVSQKAKDIREIALNAEKIHNHIKWYFFTILPELKKIADPSYEGNAFKEKLWYHAQQAVMESLSMGSHFSGQWPHGSFVMPGGVTCDPLKSDVINALGYLDRVIAFCEEHLYGMELEEFLSFDSALQVMSAPCALAYGIDEMLKYGFDSLGRSYDRFLALGESFMYEGALKASKTTVLSADIKYVHESLDHTFFADKYKGYTYSKSALYKKSYFEVGPLARLMVAKEPLMRDFHRRFKDAVLTRVVARVIECAHLLSRTKTLLLELNLKEPSFSPPKQDIHTLSGEGMGVIEAPRGTLIHQVSAHHGMIKSYNIITPTVWNLGNGDRDNPATAQKALIGLNSFTKADFILKSFDVCSVCTTQ, encoded by the coding sequence ATGAAGATCACTAAAGAGATCATACAACGAATCGAAGGAGAGGCAACCTTAGAGCTTGAATGGGAAAATGAGCGTGTTAATTTTGCTAAAATCAAATTTTTTAACTATCGTGGCATTGAGGAGATTTTACAAAAACGTCCTTTATTAGATGCGCTTGTCTTGACACCTCGTGTATGTGGCATCTGTTCTCATTCTCATGCGATGGCGTCTGTCTTAGCTATGGAATCTCTTTTAGCGAACACTGGGGAGGTTTTACATGTAAGCCAAAAAGCCAAAGATATTCGTGAAATTGCACTCAATGCCGAGAAAATTCATAATCATATCAAATGGTATTTTTTCACGATTCTTCCAGAGCTCAAAAAAATAGCCGATCCATCTTATGAGGGTAATGCTTTTAAAGAGAAACTTTGGTATCATGCTCAACAAGCTGTGATGGAGAGTTTGAGCATGGGATCGCATTTTTCTGGGCAATGGCCTCATGGCTCCTTTGTGATGCCAGGTGGTGTTACATGCGATCCTCTAAAAAGTGATGTCATAAATGCATTAGGGTATCTAGATCGTGTCATTGCTTTTTGTGAGGAGCACTTATACGGTATGGAACTTGAGGAATTTTTGAGTTTTGACTCAGCTTTGCAAGTCATGTCAGCTCCCTGCGCACTTGCCTATGGTATTGATGAAATGCTCAAATATGGTTTTGATAGTTTAGGCCGAAGTTATGATCGTTTTCTTGCTTTAGGCGAGTCTTTTATGTATGAAGGAGCTCTTAAAGCTAGTAAAACAACGGTTTTAAGTGCAGATATTAAGTATGTGCATGAAAGTTTAGATCACACTTTTTTTGCGGACAAATACAAAGGTTATACCTATTCTAAGAGTGCTCTGTATAAAAAAAGTTATTTTGAAGTAGGACCATTGGCGCGTTTGATGGTAGCGAAAGAGCCTTTGATGCGGGATTTCCACAGAAGATTTAAAGATGCTGTGTTAACACGCGTTGTTGCCCGTGTCATTGAATGTGCCCATTTACTCTCGCGGACGAAAACACTCCTTTTAGAACTCAATCTAAAAGAGCCTTCTTTTTCGCCTCCTAAACAAGATATTCACACGTTGAGTGGCGAAGGCATGGGCGTGATTGAAGCGCCACGAGGAACACTCATTCATCAAGTTTCGGCGCATCATGGAATGATTAAGTCTTATAACATTATCACCCCAACGGTTTGGAATCTTGGTAATGGAGATAGAGATAATCCTGCGACGGCACAAAAAGCACTTATTGGTCTAAATTCATTTACCAAAGCGGACTTTATCCTCAAAAGTTTTGATGTTTGTTCGGTTTGTACTACTCAATAA
- a CDS encoding hydrogenase small subunit, whose translation MEHAKLYERLAERLSNLEKFPRIKEEKSIAALMEEHGISRRDFMKWAAGVTAMLSLPSEFTPLMAQAAELTDRLPVVWLHMAECTGCSESLLRTDAPTIDSLIFDHISLEYHETLMVAAGWQAEHNLESAIEKYKGKFILMVEGGIPAGSSEFFLTVGPHGQTGQKSAQKAADAAAAIFAIGSCSSFGGIQAAHPNPTNAQPLSKVTNKPVINVPGCPPSEKNIVGNVLHYILFGTLPALDAYNRPKWAYGLRIHDLCERRGHFDAGEFVQEFGDAGAKKGFCLYKVGCKGPYTFNNCSRERFNQHTSWPVQAGHGCIGCSEPGFWDNMGPFEEPLGDRLYHTVYGEGADKTADKVGVALLTATAVGIAAHAAIAAVKGSGKTEE comes from the coding sequence ATGGAACACGCAAAACTGTACGAAAGGCTTGCTGAGAGACTTAGCAATCTTGAGAAGTTCCCCCGAATTAAGGAGGAAAAATCTATTGCGGCATTGATGGAAGAACATGGTATCAGCCGTAGAGATTTTATGAAGTGGGCAGCAGGTGTTACTGCAATGTTGTCTTTACCTTCAGAATTTACGCCACTTATGGCGCAAGCTGCTGAGCTCACAGATCGTTTGCCGGTCGTTTGGTTGCACATGGCAGAATGTACTGGTTGTAGTGAAAGTTTGTTAAGAACAGACGCTCCAACAATTGATAGTTTGATCTTTGATCACATCTCATTAGAGTATCATGAGACTTTAATGGTAGCTGCTGGTTGGCAAGCTGAGCACAATTTAGAGAGTGCTATTGAGAAATACAAAGGTAAATTCATTTTAATGGTTGAGGGTGGTATTCCAGCTGGAAGCAGCGAATTCTTCTTAACTGTTGGACCACACGGACAAACAGGTCAAAAAAGTGCTCAAAAAGCAGCAGATGCTGCAGCAGCAATTTTTGCTATTGGTTCTTGTTCAAGTTTTGGTGGTATCCAAGCGGCTCATCCAAACCCAACCAATGCTCAACCTCTTAGCAAAGTAACAAATAAACCCGTTATTAATGTTCCAGGCTGTCCTCCAAGTGAGAAAAATATTGTTGGTAACGTATTACACTATATTCTTTTTGGAACCCTTCCAGCACTTGATGCTTACAATCGTCCAAAATGGGCTTATGGTCTTAGAATTCATGATCTTTGCGAAAGACGTGGTCACTTTGACGCGGGTGAATTCGTTCAAGAGTTCGGCGATGCAGGTGCTAAAAAAGGTTTCTGTCTTTATAAAGTGGGTTGTAAAGGTCCTTATACCTTTAATAACTGTTCACGCGAGAGATTTAACCAACATACTTCTTGGCCAGTTCAAGCAGGTCACGGTTGTATCGGTTGTTCAGAACCAGGCTTCTGGGACAATATGGGACCATTTGAAGAGCCTCTAGGTGATAGACTTTACCATACAGTTTACGGTGAAGGTGCTGATAAAACTGCTGATAAAGTCGGTGTTGCACTTCTGACTGCAACTGCGGTAGGTATTGCGGCTCATGCAGCAATTGCTGCGGTTAAGGGCAGTGGAAAAACTGAAGAATAA
- a CDS encoding nickel-dependent hydrogenase large subunit has protein sequence MSKRIVVDPITRIEGHLRVEVIVDDNNVVTEAYSSSTLWRGIETILKGRDPRDAGFMVQRICGVCTYSHYKAGIMAVEDALGIEPPLNAKLTRTLMNNALFLHDHVVHFYHLHGLDWVDVVSALKADPRKAAEEAFKYTDAPIACGADILMATQKRVAEFVKKGNLGPFANAYWGHATYKLTPEQNLIAVSHYLKALELQRTVAQMMAIFGAKQPHPQSLTVGGVTCVMDLQSPSRLGEYMTKFKEIADFVNRAYYPDVVMAGKAYAGEPSVTGGLGVANLFTQKEFQINAKEFLFESGVMMGEDVVNLITGKPFKVQTLDESKITEEATRSWYKDNAAYHPYEGRQEPNYTGFKDAQTINDKGVLAPTKVIDENGKYTWVKAPRYDGKPLQVGPLANIVINYALGNKRVKVVVDQFLKDTGLPITAVASTLGRTACRMIEAKVIADNGLEAFNALIKNLKVDDSTCTSYKIDKNKEYKGRYIGHVPRGVLSHWVKIKNGVIENYQAVVPSTWNASPKDAKGVRGSYEESLIGLKITDLSQPLEIVRIIHSYDPCLACAVHVMDTKGNEMSSYKVNVNGASC, from the coding sequence ATGAGTAAAAGAATCGTAGTAGATCCAATAACCAGAATCGAAGGTCACTTAAGGGTTGAAGTTATCGTTGACGATAACAACGTTGTAACAGAAGCATACTCTTCTTCAACACTTTGGAGAGGTATCGAGACTATCCTTAAAGGCAGAGATCCTAGAGATGCTGGCTTTATGGTACAAAGAATTTGTGGTGTTTGTACATACTCACACTACAAAGCAGGTATTATGGCAGTTGAAGATGCTCTAGGAATTGAGCCTCCTCTTAATGCAAAATTGACACGTACATTGATGAACAATGCACTTTTCTTGCATGATCACGTTGTACACTTCTATCATCTCCATGGTCTTGACTGGGTTGATGTTGTTTCAGCTCTTAAAGCAGATCCTCGTAAAGCAGCAGAAGAAGCATTTAAATATACAGATGCACCTATTGCGTGTGGTGCAGATATTCTTATGGCAACTCAAAAAAGAGTGGCAGAATTCGTCAAAAAAGGAAACCTTGGACCATTTGCTAATGCTTATTGGGGACATGCAACCTACAAATTGACACCTGAGCAAAACTTGATTGCCGTTTCTCACTACCTTAAAGCACTTGAACTTCAAAGAACAGTCGCTCAAATGATGGCTATCTTTGGTGCAAAACAACCGCATCCACAAAGCTTAACCGTTGGTGGTGTAACCTGTGTTATGGATCTTCAATCTCCTTCACGTTTAGGCGAGTACATGACGAAATTTAAAGAGATTGCAGATTTCGTTAACCGTGCTTACTATCCTGACGTTGTTATGGCTGGAAAAGCGTATGCTGGCGAGCCAAGTGTTACAGGCGGTCTTGGTGTTGCAAATCTCTTTACACAAAAAGAGTTCCAGATCAATGCGAAAGAGTTCTTGTTTGAGAGCGGCGTAATGATGGGCGAAGATGTTGTTAATCTTATTACGGGTAAACCATTTAAAGTTCAAACATTGGATGAGAGTAAAATTACAGAAGAAGCAACACGTTCATGGTATAAAGATAACGCTGCATACCATCCTTATGAAGGTCGTCAAGAGCCTAACTATACAGGTTTCAAAGATGCTCAAACCATTAATGACAAAGGCGTACTTGCTCCAACGAAAGTTATCGATGAAAACGGTAAATATACTTGGGTAAAAGCACCTCGTTATGATGGCAAACCACTTCAAGTTGGACCATTAGCAAACATCGTTATTAACTATGCACTTGGCAACAAGCGTGTTAAAGTTGTTGTAGATCAATTCTTGAAAGATACAGGTCTTCCAATTACTGCAGTTGCTTCAACACTTGGTCGTACAGCATGTCGTATGATTGAAGCTAAAGTCATTGCTGACAATGGTTTGGAAGCATTTAACGCGTTGATTAAAAACCTTAAAGTCGATGATTCAACATGTACAAGTTACAAAATTGATAAAAACAAAGAGTACAAAGGTCGCTACATTGGTCACGTACCACGTGGTGTTCTAAGTCACTGGGTTAAAATCAAAAATGGTGTGATCGAAAACTACCAAGCAGTTGTTCCAAGTACATGGAATGCAAGTCCAAAAGATGCTAAAGGTGTTAGAGGATCGTATGAAGAGTCTTTAATTGGCTTAAAGATCACTGATCTTTCTCAACCGCTTGAAATTGTAAGAATCATCCACTCTTATGATCCATGTCTTGCATGTGCTGTACATGTTATGGATACAAAAGGTAATGAGATGAGCAGTTATAAGGTCAATGTTAACGGCGCATCTTGCTAA